In Natrinema versiforme, the following are encoded in one genomic region:
- a CDS encoding DUF2267 domain-containing protein, whose amino-acid sequence MDYDTFLGEVQSRGQLSSREDAVTATRITLETLSQRIEPGQAENLAAQLPREIGIFLTDVDTVERFEWDEFIDRIVEKGNYSPEDEQADAVHHARVVLDVVDDAITDNAIENLRDQISSADDWNELFVLVDQEEKTVTEEQRSE is encoded by the coding sequence ATGGACTATGATACCTTCCTTGGCGAAGTGCAGAGCCGGGGGCAACTCTCGTCGCGTGAGGATGCCGTTACGGCGACTCGGATCACGCTTGAGACACTCAGCCAGCGTATTGAACCGGGGCAGGCAGAGAACCTCGCAGCGCAACTCCCCAGAGAAATTGGGATATTTCTCACAGACGTAGATACCGTCGAGAGATTTGAGTGGGATGAGTTCATCGACCGAATTGTCGAGAAGGGGAACTACAGCCCTGAGGACGAGCAAGCAGATGCTGTCCATCACGCGCGGGTCGTGTTGGATGTCGTGGACGACGCGATCACCGACAACGCGATTGAGAACCTCCGTGATCAAATCTCCTCCGCTGACGACTGGAACGAGCTCTTTGTGCTAGTCGATCAAGAGGAGAAGACCGTTACCGAAGAACAACGGTCAGAGTAG